In Myxocyprinus asiaticus isolate MX2 ecotype Aquarium Trade chromosome 3, UBuf_Myxa_2, whole genome shotgun sequence, the following proteins share a genomic window:
- the LOC127428070 gene encoding CTD nuclear envelope phosphatase 1A isoform X4 has translation MLKTRQCLLGIRTFLGVTSRLWSFILYILRKHLRTIIQYQTVRYDTLPLSPVSRNRLNAVKRKILVLDLDETLIHSHHDGVLRPTVRPGTPPDFILKVVIDKHPVRFFVHKRPHVDFFLEVVSQWYELVVFTASMEIYGSAVADKLDNNRSILKRRYYRQHCTLDLDNAIPIKSWFSDPSDTALLNLLPMLDALRFTSDVRSVLSRNLHQHRLW, from the exons ATGTTGAAGACACGTCAGTGTTTACTAGGAATTCGCACTTTCCTTGGAGTGACGTCTAGATTATGGAGTTTCATTTTATACATACTCAGGAAACATCTACGAACG ATAATCCAGTACCAAACTGTGCGTTATGACACATTACCTCTCTCCCCTGTTTCCAGAAACAGACTCA ATGCAGTGAAGAGAAAGATCTTGGTGTTGGATCTGGACGAGACTTTGATTCACTCTCACCATGACGGCGTCCTTAGACCTACAGTAAGGCCTGGTACACCACCAGACTTCATCCTCAAG GTGGTAATAGACAAACACCCAGTCAGGTTTTTTGTCCATAAAAGGCCACATGTCGATTTCTTTTTAGAAGTG GTTAGTCAGTGGTATGAGTTGGTGGTGTTTACAGCTAGTATGGAGATTTATGGATCGGCAGTAGCAGATAAGCTGGATAACAACAGGAGTATCCTTAAACGAAGATACTACAGACag CACTGCACTTTGGATCTAG ACAATGCAATACCTATAAAGTCATGGTTTAGTGACCCAAGCGACACAGCACTTCTCAACCTGCTCCCAATGTTGGATGCATTGAG GTTTACCTCAGATGTTCGCTCTGTCCTCAGTCGAAATCTCCACCAGCATCGGCTCTGGTGA
- the LOC127428070 gene encoding CTD nuclear envelope phosphatase 1A isoform X3, with protein MLKTRQCLLGIRTFLGVTSRLWSFILYILRKHLRTIIQYQTVRYDTLPLSPVSRNRLNAVKRKILVLDLDETLIHSHHDGVLRPTVRPGTPPDFILKVVIDKHPVRFFVHKRPHVDFFLEVVSQWYELVVFTASMEIYGSAVADKLDNNRSILKRRYYRQHCTLDLDNAIPIKSWFSDPSDTALLNLLPMLDALSRLSPLSFHSLSRFTSDVRSVLSRNLHQHRLW; from the exons ATGTTGAAGACACGTCAGTGTTTACTAGGAATTCGCACTTTCCTTGGAGTGACGTCTAGATTATGGAGTTTCATTTTATACATACTCAGGAAACATCTACGAACG ATAATCCAGTACCAAACTGTGCGTTATGACACATTACCTCTCTCCCCTGTTTCCAGAAACAGACTCA ATGCAGTGAAGAGAAAGATCTTGGTGTTGGATCTGGACGAGACTTTGATTCACTCTCACCATGACGGCGTCCTTAGACCTACAGTAAGGCCTGGTACACCACCAGACTTCATCCTCAAG GTGGTAATAGACAAACACCCAGTCAGGTTTTTTGTCCATAAAAGGCCACATGTCGATTTCTTTTTAGAAGTG GTTAGTCAGTGGTATGAGTTGGTGGTGTTTACAGCTAGTATGGAGATTTATGGATCGGCAGTAGCAGATAAGCTGGATAACAACAGGAGTATCCTTAAACGAAGATACTACAGACag CACTGCACTTTGGATCTAG ACAATGCAATACCTATAAAGTCATGGTTTAGTGACCCAAGCGACACAGCACTTCTCAACCTGCTCCCAATGTTGGATGCATTGAG TCGGCTGTCCCCACTGTCTTTTCATTCACTTTCTAGGTTTACCTCAGATGTTCGCTCTGTCCTCAGTCGAAATCTCCACCAGCATCGGCTCTGGTGA
- the LOC127428070 gene encoding CTD nuclear envelope phosphatase 1A isoform X1 has product MLKTRQCLLGIRTFLGVTSRLWSFILYILRKHLRTIIQYQTVRYDTLPLSPVSRNRLNAVKRKILVLDLDETLIHSHHDGVLRPTVRPGTPPDFILKVVIDKHPVRFFVHKRPHVDFFLEVVSQWYELVVFTASMEIYGSAVADKLDNNRSILKRRYYRQHCTLDLGSYIKDLSVVHKDLSSIVILDNSPGAYRSHPDNAIPIKSWFSDPSDTALLNLLPMLDALSRLSPLSFHSLSRFTSDVRSVLSRNLHQHRLW; this is encoded by the exons ATGTTGAAGACACGTCAGTGTTTACTAGGAATTCGCACTTTCCTTGGAGTGACGTCTAGATTATGGAGTTTCATTTTATACATACTCAGGAAACATCTACGAACG ATAATCCAGTACCAAACTGTGCGTTATGACACATTACCTCTCTCCCCTGTTTCCAGAAACAGACTCA ATGCAGTGAAGAGAAAGATCTTGGTGTTGGATCTGGACGAGACTTTGATTCACTCTCACCATGACGGCGTCCTTAGACCTACAGTAAGGCCTGGTACACCACCAGACTTCATCCTCAAG GTGGTAATAGACAAACACCCAGTCAGGTTTTTTGTCCATAAAAGGCCACATGTCGATTTCTTTTTAGAAGTG GTTAGTCAGTGGTATGAGTTGGTGGTGTTTACAGCTAGTATGGAGATTTATGGATCGGCAGTAGCAGATAAGCTGGATAACAACAGGAGTATCCTTAAACGAAGATACTACAGACag CACTGCACTTTGGATCTAGGTAGCTACATAAAAGATCTGTCTGTAGTACACAAAGATCTCTCCAGTATAGTTATTTTGGACAACTCACCTGGAGCTTATCGAAGTCACCCAG ACAATGCAATACCTATAAAGTCATGGTTTAGTGACCCAAGCGACACAGCACTTCTCAACCTGCTCCCAATGTTGGATGCATTGAG TCGGCTGTCCCCACTGTCTTTTCATTCACTTTCTAGGTTTACCTCAGATGTTCGCTCTGTCCTCAGTCGAAATCTCCACCAGCATCGGCTCTGGTGA
- the LOC127428070 gene encoding CTD nuclear envelope phosphatase 1A isoform X2, translating into MLKTRQCLLGIRTFLGVTSRLWSFILYILRKHLRTIIQYQTVRYDTLPLSPVSRNRLNAVKRKILVLDLDETLIHSHHDGVLRPTVRPGTPPDFILKVVIDKHPVRFFVHKRPHVDFFLEVVSQWYELVVFTASMEIYGSAVADKLDNNRSILKRRYYRQHCTLDLGSYIKDLSVVHKDLSSIVILDNSPGAYRSHPDNAIPIKSWFSDPSDTALLNLLPMLDALRFTSDVRSVLSRNLHQHRLW; encoded by the exons ATGTTGAAGACACGTCAGTGTTTACTAGGAATTCGCACTTTCCTTGGAGTGACGTCTAGATTATGGAGTTTCATTTTATACATACTCAGGAAACATCTACGAACG ATAATCCAGTACCAAACTGTGCGTTATGACACATTACCTCTCTCCCCTGTTTCCAGAAACAGACTCA ATGCAGTGAAGAGAAAGATCTTGGTGTTGGATCTGGACGAGACTTTGATTCACTCTCACCATGACGGCGTCCTTAGACCTACAGTAAGGCCTGGTACACCACCAGACTTCATCCTCAAG GTGGTAATAGACAAACACCCAGTCAGGTTTTTTGTCCATAAAAGGCCACATGTCGATTTCTTTTTAGAAGTG GTTAGTCAGTGGTATGAGTTGGTGGTGTTTACAGCTAGTATGGAGATTTATGGATCGGCAGTAGCAGATAAGCTGGATAACAACAGGAGTATCCTTAAACGAAGATACTACAGACag CACTGCACTTTGGATCTAGGTAGCTACATAAAAGATCTGTCTGTAGTACACAAAGATCTCTCCAGTATAGTTATTTTGGACAACTCACCTGGAGCTTATCGAAGTCACCCAG ACAATGCAATACCTATAAAGTCATGGTTTAGTGACCCAAGCGACACAGCACTTCTCAACCTGCTCCCAATGTTGGATGCATTGAG GTTTACCTCAGATGTTCGCTCTGTCCTCAGTCGAAATCTCCACCAGCATCGGCTCTGGTGA
- the LOC127422605 gene encoding gamma-aminobutyric acid receptor-associated protein-like encodes MKFMYKEEHPFEKRRSEGEKIRKKYPDRVPVIVEKAPKARIGDLDKKKYLVPSDLTVGQFYFLIRKRIHLRAEDALFFFVNNVIPPTSATMGLLYQEHHEEDFFLYIAYSDESVYGDNLRDV; translated from the exons ATGAAGTTTATGTACAAAGAAGAACATCCCTTTGAGAAGCGACGGTCCGAGGGGGAGAAAATCAGAAAGAAGTACCCGGACAGAGTGCCT GTGATCGTTGAGAAAGCTCCTAAAGCCAGAATAGGAGATCTGGACAAGAAAAAATATCTTGTCCCATCGGACCTCACAG TGGGCCAGTTCTATTTCCTCATTCGGAAAAGGATCCACTTGAGGGCCGAGGATGCCCTATTCTTCTTTGTCAACAACGTCATTCCTCCCACATCAGCCACCATGGGACTCCTCTACCAG GAGCACCATGAAGAAGACTTTTTCCTTTACATTGCCTACAGTGATGAAAGTGTCTATGGGGACAATCTGAGAGATGTGTAA
- the LOC127422588 gene encoding G protein pathway suppressor 2-like isoform X1: protein MLAPPIPTIMPALLERPKLSNAMARALHKHIMRERERKRQEEEEVDKMMEQKLKEEEERKRKKEMEERMSLEETKEQIMKMGDKLQCLQEEKHQLFLQLKKVLHEEEKRRRKEQSDMTTLTSATYQQNMAIHTGQHLLSMQAGQVSHGRPGALLGERSKQLFQSPVMPTRHYQSQPGFSGGGTEHGQYSGAQPSHSPYGVTQPQHTSPFTSSQPVPANYASGSQLRGASAFQAMQYLPHQQQGYTYNSHFTSQPGYIPSAGIPLQKQLEHANQQSGFTDSSPLRPMHVSAAGLLPTPSIAVQIPPGKSGLPYAHPPRSASPGAFTHGTATQQAHAATFQSSSQPSPRHTYLSHSQSGQRFYHHGK, encoded by the exons ATG CTGGCACCACCAATCCCTACCATCATGCCAGCTCTTCTGGAGAGGCCCAAATTGTCCAATGCCATGGCACGTGCCTTACACAAGCACATTATGAGAGAAAGGGAGCGGAAGAGGCAAG AGGAGGAAGAGGTtgacaaaatgatggagcagaaactgaaagaagaagaagagaggaagaggaaaaaagagatGGAGGAGAGGATGTCGTTAGAGGAGACTAAAGAGCAA ATAATGAAGATGGGAGATAAGCTGCAGTGTCTTCAAGAGGAGAAGCACCAGCTTTTCCTGCAGCTGAAGAAAGTCCTGCACGAAGAGGAGAAAAGACGACGCAAAGAACAGAG TGACATGACCACTCTGACTTCAGCAACATACCAGCAAAACATGGCCATCCACACGGGACAGCACCTTCTTAGCATGCAAG caGGTCAGGTGAGTCATGGGCGTCCAGGAGCTCTTCTTGGGGAACGCAGTAAACAGCTCTTCCAGTCTCCAGTCATGCCT ACACGTCATTACCAGTCTCAGCCTGGATTTAGTGGAGGTGGAACAGAGCATGGCCAATACTCTGGAGCCCAGCCCAGTCACAGCCCTTATGGAGTAACCCAGCCACAGCATACATCACCTTTCACCTCTAgtcagccggtgccagccaactATGCCAGTGGTTCACAACTCAGAG GTGCATCAGCATTCCAGGCCATGCAGTACCTGCCGCATCAGCAGCAGGGCTATACATACAACAGTCATTTCACCTCTCAGCCAG GTTATATCCCGAGTGCTGGGATTCCCTTGCAGAAACAGTTGGAACATGCCAACCAGCAGTCCGGATTCACAGACTCT AGTCCACTGAGGCCCATGCATGTCAGTGCTGCAGGTTTGCTGCCCACCCCCTCCATTGCTGTCCAGATCCCTCCTGGCAAG TCTGGCTTACCATACGCACACCCACCAAGATCCGCTTCCCCAGGCGCATTCACGCATGGAACGGCCACACAACAAGCACATGCA GCTACGTTTCAGAGCTCTTCTCAACCATCCCCTCGCCATACCTACCTTTCTCACAGCCAATCAGGGCAGAGGTTTTATCACCATGGTAAATAG
- the LOC127422588 gene encoding G protein pathway suppressor 2-like isoform X2: MLAPPIPTIMPALLERPKLSNAMARALHKHIMRERERKRQEEEEVDKMMEQKLKEEEERKRKKEMEERMSLEETKEQIMKMGDKLQCLQEEKHQLFLQLKKVLHEEEKRRRKEQSDMTTLTSATYQQNMAIHTGQHLLSMQGQVSHGRPGALLGERSKQLFQSPVMPTRHYQSQPGFSGGGTEHGQYSGAQPSHSPYGVTQPQHTSPFTSSQPVPANYASGSQLRGASAFQAMQYLPHQQQGYTYNSHFTSQPGYIPSAGIPLQKQLEHANQQSGFTDSSPLRPMHVSAAGLLPTPSIAVQIPPGKSGLPYAHPPRSASPGAFTHGTATQQAHAATFQSSSQPSPRHTYLSHSQSGQRFYHHGK, translated from the exons ATG CTGGCACCACCAATCCCTACCATCATGCCAGCTCTTCTGGAGAGGCCCAAATTGTCCAATGCCATGGCACGTGCCTTACACAAGCACATTATGAGAGAAAGGGAGCGGAAGAGGCAAG AGGAGGAAGAGGTtgacaaaatgatggagcagaaactgaaagaagaagaagagaggaagaggaaaaaagagatGGAGGAGAGGATGTCGTTAGAGGAGACTAAAGAGCAA ATAATGAAGATGGGAGATAAGCTGCAGTGTCTTCAAGAGGAGAAGCACCAGCTTTTCCTGCAGCTGAAGAAAGTCCTGCACGAAGAGGAGAAAAGACGACGCAAAGAACAGAG TGACATGACCACTCTGACTTCAGCAACATACCAGCAAAACATGGCCATCCACACGGGACAGCACCTTCTTAGCATGCAAG GTCAGGTGAGTCATGGGCGTCCAGGAGCTCTTCTTGGGGAACGCAGTAAACAGCTCTTCCAGTCTCCAGTCATGCCT ACACGTCATTACCAGTCTCAGCCTGGATTTAGTGGAGGTGGAACAGAGCATGGCCAATACTCTGGAGCCCAGCCCAGTCACAGCCCTTATGGAGTAACCCAGCCACAGCATACATCACCTTTCACCTCTAgtcagccggtgccagccaactATGCCAGTGGTTCACAACTCAGAG GTGCATCAGCATTCCAGGCCATGCAGTACCTGCCGCATCAGCAGCAGGGCTATACATACAACAGTCATTTCACCTCTCAGCCAG GTTATATCCCGAGTGCTGGGATTCCCTTGCAGAAACAGTTGGAACATGCCAACCAGCAGTCCGGATTCACAGACTCT AGTCCACTGAGGCCCATGCATGTCAGTGCTGCAGGTTTGCTGCCCACCCCCTCCATTGCTGTCCAGATCCCTCCTGGCAAG TCTGGCTTACCATACGCACACCCACCAAGATCCGCTTCCCCAGGCGCATTCACGCATGGAACGGCCACACAACAAGCACATGCA GCTACGTTTCAGAGCTCTTCTCAACCATCCCCTCGCCATACCTACCTTTCTCACAGCCAATCAGGGCAGAGGTTTTATCACCATGGTAAATAG
- the LOC127422588 gene encoding G protein pathway suppressor 2-like isoform X3 has product MPALLERPKLSNAMARALHKHIMRERERKRQEEEEVDKMMEQKLKEEEERKRKKEMEERMSLEETKEQIMKMGDKLQCLQEEKHQLFLQLKKVLHEEEKRRRKEQSDMTTLTSATYQQNMAIHTGQHLLSMQAGQVSHGRPGALLGERSKQLFQSPVMPTRHYQSQPGFSGGGTEHGQYSGAQPSHSPYGVTQPQHTSPFTSSQPVPANYASGSQLRGASAFQAMQYLPHQQQGYTYNSHFTSQPGYIPSAGIPLQKQLEHANQQSGFTDSSPLRPMHVSAAGLLPTPSIAVQIPPGKSGLPYAHPPRSASPGAFTHGTATQQAHAATFQSSSQPSPRHTYLSHSQSGQRFYHHGK; this is encoded by the exons ATGCCAGCTCTTCTGGAGAGGCCCAAATTGTCCAATGCCATGGCACGTGCCTTACACAAGCACATTATGAGAGAAAGGGAGCGGAAGAGGCAAG AGGAGGAAGAGGTtgacaaaatgatggagcagaaactgaaagaagaagaagagaggaagaggaaaaaagagatGGAGGAGAGGATGTCGTTAGAGGAGACTAAAGAGCAA ATAATGAAGATGGGAGATAAGCTGCAGTGTCTTCAAGAGGAGAAGCACCAGCTTTTCCTGCAGCTGAAGAAAGTCCTGCACGAAGAGGAGAAAAGACGACGCAAAGAACAGAG TGACATGACCACTCTGACTTCAGCAACATACCAGCAAAACATGGCCATCCACACGGGACAGCACCTTCTTAGCATGCAAG caGGTCAGGTGAGTCATGGGCGTCCAGGAGCTCTTCTTGGGGAACGCAGTAAACAGCTCTTCCAGTCTCCAGTCATGCCT ACACGTCATTACCAGTCTCAGCCTGGATTTAGTGGAGGTGGAACAGAGCATGGCCAATACTCTGGAGCCCAGCCCAGTCACAGCCCTTATGGAGTAACCCAGCCACAGCATACATCACCTTTCACCTCTAgtcagccggtgccagccaactATGCCAGTGGTTCACAACTCAGAG GTGCATCAGCATTCCAGGCCATGCAGTACCTGCCGCATCAGCAGCAGGGCTATACATACAACAGTCATTTCACCTCTCAGCCAG GTTATATCCCGAGTGCTGGGATTCCCTTGCAGAAACAGTTGGAACATGCCAACCAGCAGTCCGGATTCACAGACTCT AGTCCACTGAGGCCCATGCATGTCAGTGCTGCAGGTTTGCTGCCCACCCCCTCCATTGCTGTCCAGATCCCTCCTGGCAAG TCTGGCTTACCATACGCACACCCACCAAGATCCGCTTCCCCAGGCGCATTCACGCATGGAACGGCCACACAACAAGCACATGCA GCTACGTTTCAGAGCTCTTCTCAACCATCCCCTCGCCATACCTACCTTTCTCACAGCCAATCAGGGCAGAGGTTTTATCACCATGGTAAATAG